Proteins encoded together in one Rhinoraja longicauda isolate Sanriku21f chromosome 22, sRhiLon1.1, whole genome shotgun sequence window:
- the tcf15 gene encoding transcription factor 15: MAFTMLRPVASRHFYPDIDLHSDDDENKSESEGSDQSFDCCNGASKRRKVSYTKGTVVVKHRQAANARERDRTHSVNTAFSALRTLIPTEPADRKLSKIETLRLASSYISHLGNILLVGEEGADGQPCLTAVYSRQADFEGQQPRSICTFCLSNQRKGVKEKDAKSGFSKLRGQTALRMQRQ, encoded by the exons ATGGCATTCACTATGTTGCGACCCGTCGCCTCCCGTCACTTTTACCCGGACATCGACTTGCATTCGGACGACGACGAGAACAAGAGCGAGAGCGAGGGCTCGGATCAGTCATTCGACTGCTGCAACGGGGCGAGCAAGAGGAGGAAGGTTTCTTACACCAAGGGCACTGTGGTGGTGAAACACAGGCAGGCGGCAAAcgccagagagagagacaggactCACAGTGTCAACACGGCCTTCAGCGCGCTCAGGACTCTCATCCCCACCGAGCCGGCTGACAGGAAACTCTCCAAGATTGAGACCCTGCGCTTAGCTTCCAGCTACATCTCCCACCTCGGAAACATCCTGCTGGTCGGGGAGGAGGGCGCCGATGGGCAGCCGTGTCTCACCGCCGTCTACAGCCGCCAGGCTGACTTCGAGGGGCAACAGCCCAGGTCCATCTGCACATTCTGTCTGAGTAACCAGAGGAAAGGG GTCAAGGAGAAGGACGCGAAGAGCGGGTTTTCGAAGCTTCGAGGGCAGACCGCTCTCCGGATGCAGCGCCAGTGA